A stretch of the Sulfurimonas sp. HSL-1656 genome encodes the following:
- a CDS encoding GIY-YIG nuclease family protein, giving the protein MLDGSATGPKTIEIGNWSGKAVFSPRAMLKSMLTRPEFDSPGIYFLRSQSESYEFDESIYIGEAEELRARLKQHIADRDFESVVCFLSKDEMLTKAHIKYLESRLIALSREANSSFIENNNNPKGARLSEADVSDMEYFIEQIRLILPTVGMNSLVIAAPHATTSTESAACEATYKVKSKTLDATMVETEEGFVVKAGSQASPKTSKSIAEGWLKIRKKLVDAEVLQQEANQLVFTEDTIFSSPSAASSVILGRQAPGPISWVNANGQTYKEVQEGTSDT; this is encoded by the coding sequence ATGCTCGACGGATCGGCAACTGGTCCAAAGACCATCGAGATTGGCAATTGGTCTGGAAAGGCGGTTTTTTCTCCCCGAGCAATGCTTAAAAGTATGTTGACCCGCCCTGAATTTGATTCCCCAGGTATTTATTTTCTTCGTAGTCAGAGCGAATCATACGAATTCGATGAAAGCATCTACATTGGCGAAGCCGAGGAGTTGAGAGCTAGACTCAAGCAACATATAGCTGACCGAGATTTTGAGTCGGTAGTCTGCTTCCTCAGCAAAGATGAGATGCTTACAAAAGCTCACATCAAATATTTGGAGTCGCGGCTCATCGCGCTTTCACGGGAGGCGAACAGCTCCTTTATTGAAAACAACAACAATCCCAAGGGAGCGCGGCTGTCAGAGGCGGACGTGTCCGATATGGAATACTTCATTGAACAGATACGGCTAATACTTCCAACAGTGGGAATGAATTCACTTGTCATCGCTGCTCCCCATGCCACCACATCAACTGAGTCTGCTGCGTGTGAAGCCACCTACAAGGTCAAATCAAAGACTCTTGACGCAACGATGGTTGAAACAGAAGAGGGGTTCGTAGTAAAGGCAGGATCTCAAGCAAGTCCAAAAACGTCAAAATCCATCGCCGAAGGCTGGCTCAAGATCCGCAAAAAACTTGTTGATGCGGAAGTTCTTCAACAAGAAGCAAACCAGCTTGTGTTTACTGAAGACACAATTTTTTCGTCCCCAAGTGCGGCTTCATCGGTTATTCTAGGGAGACAGGCCCCTGGACCAATCTCCTGGGTCAACGCCAATGGTCAGACCTATAAAGAAGTACAAGAAGGCACGTCTGATACCTAA
- a CDS encoding DUF808 domain-containing protein, with protein sequence MTGGFFAILDDIAALLDDTAVMSKVAAKKVGGVLGDDLAVNAEQASGHASARELPVLWAITKGSFRNKAIILPVAFLLSAFAPWAIVPILMLGAAYLSYEGAEKVLEYLRPGHHGEEQKGAVDEAAKITSAIRTDFILSIEIIVIALGVVAGEALTTQILVVTLIALLATVGVYGIVALMVRMDDMGFALVGFSQTSTGTKAAVLKRSGLLLVQAMPKLIKALGYIGTVAMLLVGGGIFVHHVEWLHHALAFMPSVLPELASGLAAGMLLVALVLLWERLTQRS encoded by the coding sequence ATGACAGGAGGCTTTTTCGCCATTCTCGACGATATCGCGGCGCTGCTCGACGACACGGCCGTCATGAGCAAGGTCGCGGCCAAAAAAGTGGGCGGCGTCCTGGGCGACGACCTCGCCGTCAACGCCGAACAGGCCTCCGGCCACGCCAGCGCGCGCGAACTGCCCGTGCTCTGGGCCATTACCAAGGGCTCTTTCCGTAACAAGGCCATCATCCTCCCCGTCGCCTTCCTGCTCAGCGCCTTCGCCCCCTGGGCCATCGTGCCCATCCTGATGCTCGGGGCGGCCTACCTCAGCTATGAAGGGGCGGAAAAAGTCCTGGAATACCTCCGGCCGGGTCATCATGGGGAAGAGCAGAAAGGCGCCGTCGACGAGGCCGCCAAGATCACATCGGCCATCCGCACGGACTTCATCCTCTCTATCGAGATCATCGTCATCGCGCTGGGCGTCGTCGCCGGGGAAGCGCTGACGACCCAGATCCTCGTCGTCACCCTGATCGCGCTGTTGGCAACAGTGGGGGTCTACGGCATCGTCGCGCTGATGGTGCGCATGGACGACATGGGCTTCGCCCTGGTCGGTTTCAGCCAGACAAGCACGGGCACAAAGGCCGCGGTGTTGAAACGCTCCGGCCTGCTGCTGGTACAAGCGATGCCGAAGCTCATCAAGGCGCTGGGCTACATTGGCACCGTGGCGATGCTGCTGGTGGGCGGCGGCATCTTCGTCCACCACGTAGAGTGGCTGCACCACGCCCTCGCGTTTATGCCCTCCGTCCTGCCCGAACTCGCAAGCGGCCTGGCCGCCGGAATGCTGCTGGTGGCGCTTGTCCTTCTCTGGGAGCGGCTGACGCAGCGGAGCTGA
- a CDS encoding sodium:solute symporter, whose product MGFSPLDWTVFGGYFAILAFSSWLFSRVNIRSSRDYFVGGNSVPMLAAAVSVLATSQSAATFLGGPEYAYRSNLTFVGFYVSALLAVLFIAKVLVPRFYAIRAVTVYELLEQRYGAKAKREAGVMFLVGRVLASGARLYIGALAVSMIVFADIAPLHLFAAIIMLVLGALAYTYFGGVKSVIYSDVIQAVTYIGAGVAVLIYLFGALQTDIGTMYDVLNAEGKLTVIDTAGNFGIWSLLGGWLLLNIAAYGLDQDMTQRVLACKNGRDGSRALVVSIVMTIPVVLLFLAIGLLLYLFYNHPELSGIGGGAVQEFSGEKITIFMTYILNEMPAGLRGFVTVGAIAAALSSTNSVLAAMASVAVEDIYRPWKTARGVTEERHYVAAARTAVLLFALILTAMAVVSYYWQRATDLPLVSFALGVMSFAYAGLLGVYASALFTKRGSARAVTWALGGGFITVLLLQPYCFGGAFSLADQLVGGTAVAFVIMQFGGRDE is encoded by the coding sequence ATGGGATTCTCCCCCCTCGACTGGACCGTCTTCGGCGGATACTTTGCCATCCTCGCTTTCAGTTCGTGGCTTTTCTCCCGCGTGAACATCCGTTCATCGCGCGACTACTTCGTCGGCGGGAACAGCGTCCCGATGCTCGCGGCCGCCGTCTCCGTGCTGGCGACCTCGCAGTCGGCGGCGACCTTCCTGGGCGGTCCGGAGTACGCCTACCGAAGCAACCTTACCTTTGTCGGCTTCTACGTCTCCGCGCTGCTGGCCGTGCTTTTCATTGCCAAAGTGCTGGTGCCGCGCTTCTACGCCATCCGCGCCGTCACCGTCTACGAACTGCTGGAGCAGCGCTACGGGGCGAAGGCCAAACGGGAAGCGGGCGTCATGTTCCTCGTCGGGCGGGTCCTCGCCAGCGGCGCGCGGCTCTACATCGGGGCGCTGGCCGTTTCGATGATCGTCTTCGCCGACATCGCGCCGCTGCACCTCTTTGCCGCGATCATTATGCTCGTGCTGGGGGCGCTGGCCTATACCTACTTCGGCGGGGTGAAGTCGGTCATCTACAGCGACGTCATCCAGGCCGTGACCTACATCGGGGCGGGGGTGGCCGTACTGATCTACCTCTTTGGCGCGCTGCAGACGGACATCGGTACGATGTATGACGTTTTGAATGCCGAGGGAAAACTGACCGTGATCGACACGGCCGGGAATTTCGGCATCTGGAGCCTGCTGGGCGGATGGCTGCTGCTCAACATCGCGGCCTACGGCCTGGACCAGGATATGACCCAGCGCGTGCTGGCCTGCAAAAACGGCCGCGACGGCTCCCGGGCGCTGGTCGTCTCCATCGTCATGACGATCCCGGTCGTGCTGCTCTTCCTGGCAATAGGGCTGCTGCTCTACCTCTTCTACAACCACCCGGAACTCTCCGGCATCGGCGGCGGCGCCGTGCAGGAGTTCAGCGGGGAGAAGATCACGATTTTCATGACCTACATCCTCAACGAAATGCCCGCGGGGCTGCGCGGATTCGTGACGGTGGGGGCGATCGCCGCCGCGCTCTCCTCGACGAACTCGGTACTCGCGGCAATGGCCTCGGTGGCGGTGGAAGACATCTACCGCCCCTGGAAGACGGCAAGGGGTGTGACGGAAGAGCGCCACTACGTGGCCGCCGCCCGGACGGCGGTACTGCTCTTTGCGCTCATTTTGACGGCGATGGCCGTCGTGAGCTACTACTGGCAGCGGGCGACGGACCTGCCTTTGGTCAGTTTCGCACTGGGGGTCATGAGCTTTGCCTATGCCGGGCTGCTGGGCGTCTACGCCTCGGCGCTCTTTACGAAACGCGGAAGTGCGCGGGCCGTGACGTGGGCCCTGGGCGGCGGTTTTATCACGGTCCTTCTTTTGCAGCCCTACTGTTTCGGCGGGGCCTTTTCCCTGGCCGATCAGCTCGTCGGGGGGACAGCGGTGGCGTTTGTGATTATGCAGTTCGGGGGTAGGGACGAGTGA
- a CDS encoding MltR family transcriptional regulator: MNAEEFFKKKIDEVKVFRSALSTETDRGCALFASSYLDKALSDLLYCALAYDKKIENDLFEGTAPLAAFSARIKMAFYLGKISKVERRDLDLIRKIRNEFAHNADAIDFEEEKIKNQCRELSFSYHDNDHRPRGHFTAACMGLLVNIHNETLLSQAPEIKAENAPSEEKKQMIRERIQKLADETDNNA, encoded by the coding sequence ATGAATGCAGAAGAATTTTTCAAGAAAAAAATTGACGAAGTAAAAGTATTTAGATCAGCGCTCTCAACAGAAACGGACAGGGGGTGTGCGCTATTTGCCTCCTCTTATCTTGACAAAGCCTTGTCCGATCTTCTCTATTGTGCTTTGGCTTACGATAAAAAGATTGAAAATGACTTATTTGAAGGTACGGCACCGTTAGCTGCTTTTTCAGCTCGGATAAAAATGGCCTTTTATCTTGGGAAAATATCAAAAGTTGAAAGGCGAGATTTAGATTTAATAAGAAAAATTCGAAATGAGTTCGCTCACAATGCAGATGCTATAGATTTTGAAGAAGAGAAAATAAAGAACCAGTGCAGAGAGCTATCATTCTCATATCATGATAACGACCATCGTCCTAGAGGACATTTTACTGCTGCATGCATGGGGTTGCTGGTTAATATCCACAATGAAACATTGTTGAGCCAGGCTCCAGAAATTAAAGCAGAAAATGCTCCCAGCGAAGAAAAAAAACAAATGATCAGAGAGCGTATACAAAAGTTGGCTGATGAGACCGACAATAATGCTTAA